One Silurus meridionalis isolate SWU-2019-XX chromosome 10, ASM1480568v1, whole genome shotgun sequence genomic window carries:
- the zmp:0000001167 gene encoding protein phosphatase 1 regulatory subunit 12A isoform X3 — translation MAATDRSRSEAAKQRRQDQLQRWQGSETDLTGAETRSRAMKSAKVRFAQGAVFMAACSAGDQDEVAELLRQGADINHANVDGLTALHQACIDENAEMVQFLVESGSDVNRGDNEGWTPLHAAASCGFIQITKYLIEHGAQVGAVNSEGELPLDVATDDAMERLLKAEIKKQGVDVEQARREEERVMMQDATAALAGSGSLVPHPNTKATPLHVAAAKGYIEVLKVLLKCKLDVDSRDSDGWTALHAAAHWGQEEACGLLVDHMCDMNAVSNVGQTALDVSDENLVEKLEELQKKQNAMRTEKQKMQMPVIETSPPISMAPVRPRSKEKITLHEREKHPPPALQTSPTEEEEEEQNTQSCPGAPSKASSSSSSEEESESESDAESEKAKTRELINNLNNKRNSAAPITTSSTTSSTTSSTTNQVKKPEPPRPAVSEAPGSWRTSLRKAGSSVTLGTSGVSEAATENPKGSENTSDIGMSRSASSPRLSSDTDTKEPRLARVQPTPSRRLFSVGDSNTSSASDNPSSWLSRSSSYTRRLNSQSGSEPAAQNPSLPRSSSYGRKLDDSTVASVTTQGTSGLSRLNNIVAQRLAQEESEKKDPVSMTTSTTGGEQEIKQRRRSYLTPVRDEEAEAQRKARSRHARQSRRSTQGVTLTDLQEAEKTIKTENKTKDRTKEEEEKEAKQKKGEEGEVSWRSRIANLQKSDLLGLTHPPGAPRPADRKDAEDSLAEIEERARERRRARARRRERAGESEDNEPNAKDESSGGPDPQTHRYPSSRYNPSLNDCLVAGGSDVKDYKRLFEKLSRENTQLQAQLQDTLRNVSMTRMELEKANQRQERFSDCTALLEMEKKEKVMLERRAAELEEELKVRTYVPIDLLSLFSTRSCHTCVCVYVCVCPRRFWGI, via the exons GCCTGCATCGACGAGAACGCAGAGATGGTGCAGTTCCTCGTGGAGAGCGGTAGCGATGTGAACCGAGGGGACAACGAGGGCTGGACGCCCCTCCATGCAGCAGCATCCTGTGGTTTCATCCAGATCACTAa GTACCTGATCGAGCATGGCGCACAGGTAGGAGCGGTGAACAGCGAGGGGGAACTTCCTTTGGATGTGGCCACAGATGACGCCATGGAAAGGCTGCTGAAGGCAGAGATCAAAAAACAGG GTGTGGACGTGGAGCAGgcgaggagagaggaggagcgAGTGATGATGCAGGACGCCACGGCCGCTTTGGCAGGGAGCGGATCGCTGGTGCCGCATCCCAACACTAAGGCCACGCCGCTGCACGTAGCCGCGGCGAAAGGCTACATCGAAGTGCTCAA gGTGTTGCTGAAGTGCAAGTTGGACGTGGACAGTAGGGACAGTGACGGTTGGACAGCTTTGCACGCTGCCGCTCACTGGGGGCAGGAGGAAGCGTGCGGTCTCCTCGTGGATCACATGTGCGACATGAACGCCGTCAGTAACGTG GGTCAAACTGCTCTCGATGTTTCCGATGAGAATCTAGTGGAGAAGTTGGAGGAGCTGCAAAAGAAGCAGAACgcg ATGCGTACTGAGAAACAGAAGATGCAGATGCCCGTTATTGAAACCAGTCCTCCCATTTCTATGGCACCAGTCCGTCCACGCag CAAGGAGAAGATCACGTTGCACGAGAGAGAGAAGCACCCTCCGCCCGCCCTCCAGACTTCACCCacggaggaagaagaggaggagcagAACACCCAGAGCTGTCCAGGTGCACCGTCCAAAGCTTCCAGCAGCTCCAGTTCAGAGGAGGAGAGCGAATCGGAGAGCGATGCGGAATCAG AAAAGGCCAAAACCAGGGAGCTGATCAACAACTTGAACAACAAACGCAACAGTGCTGCTCCTATAACGACCTCGAGCACGACCAGCAGCACGACCAGCAGCACGACCAACCAGGTTAAAAAG ccggAGCCACCACGGCCTGCAGTAAGTGAGGCTCCGGGGTCGTGGAGGACGTCTCTGCGCAAAGCAGGCAGCTCGGTAACTCTGGGAACCTCAGGCGTGTCCGAAGCAGCTACAGAAAACCCAAAAGGTTCCGAGAACACCTCGGACATCGGGATGTCCCGCTCGGCCTCCAGCCCGAGGCTCAGCTCAGACACCGACACCAAG GAGCCCAGGTTAGCTCGAGTGCAGCCCACTCCGTCCAGACGCCTGTTCAGCGTCGGAGACAGCAACACCAGTAGCGCCTCAGACAACCCCAGCAG TTGGTTGAGCAGGAGCTCCTCATACACACGACGGCTGAACAGCCAGTCAGGCAGTGAGCCGGCAGCACAGAACCCCTCTTTACCTCGCAG CTCATCTTATGGAAGGAAACTTGATGACTCTACAGTGGCCTCCGTCACCACACAAGGAACATCTGGACTCAGTCGCCTCAACAATATAGTGGCTCAGAg GTTAGCTCAGGaagagtccgagaagaaggatCCTGTGTCCATGACAACATCCACGACGGGAGGCGAGCAGGAGATAAAGCAGAGGCGGAG ATCATATCTGACCCCAGTACGCGATGAGGAGGCTGAAGCTCAGAGGAAGGCTCGCTCCAGGCATGCACGTCAGTCCAGACGCTCCACTCAG gGTGTTACACTTACCGACCTCCAGGAAGCAGAGAAGACAATAAAGACGGAAAACAAGACGAAAGACAGGActaaggaggaagaggaaaaagaagcgAAGCAGAAGAAAGGAGAGGAAGGG gaggtGAGTTGGAGGTCTCGTATCGCAAACCTGCAGAAGTCGGACCTGCTGGGACTCACTCACCCTCCTGGTGCACCTCGTCCTGCTGACAGGAAAG ATGCCGAGGACAGCCTAGCTGAAATTGAGGAACGAGcgagggagaggaggagagcgCGAGCTCGGAGGAGAGAACGTGCCGGAGAG AGTGAAGATAACGAGCCCAACGCAAAGGACGAGAGCAGCGGTGGGCCGGACCCACAG ACGCACAGATATCCAAGTAGCAG gtATAATCCATCCCTCAACGATTGTCTCGTGGCCGGTGGATCAGACGTCAAAGATTATAAAAGG TTGTTTGAGAAGTTGTCTAGAGAGAACACTCAGCTGCAGGCTCAACTACAGGACACGCTGAGGAACGTGTCCATGACTCGAATGGAGCTGGAGAAGGCGaaccag AGACAGGAGAGGTTCAGCGACTGCACCGCTCTTttggagatggagaagaag gagaAAGTGATGTTGGAGAGACGTGCAGCCGAGCTAGAGGAAGAGCTGAAAGTAAGAACATACGTTCCAATTGATTTGCTATCGCTTTTCTCCACGCGGTCCtgtcacac gtgtgtgtgtgtgtatgtgtgtgtttgtcctcgTAGGTTTTGGGGGATCTAA
- the pgghg gene encoding LOW QUALITY PROTEIN: protein-glucosylgalactosylhydroxylysine glucosidase (The sequence of the model RefSeq protein was modified relative to this genomic sequence to represent the inferred CDS: inserted 1 base in 1 codon) — MAHHGKELEMNPDIADPYIFSTRSLPSDHRFLPPLTNGTLGWRVFGKMMHKGGVYNGKAGACHRADIPCPLAVRMKVENGKHMYTLDAHTGIFTHSVLTSYVEATQVFYAHRQYPNLLVMEVLLKRQMSSVEPITVKLESSFTPQSHDIAFEKAPDYRGGRHMFGSTVSAEVPGVPRPCVHLIWTPVTSCVTLHPEQSHSSWSFLVALAESSELAQLCFDKGLVLVEHGDLQTSHIRAWAELWLGSSVELAGPEPLSQAVIGCMFYLLSALPSLTETPTPFGGISPGGLSNGGHGQGQDYWGHVFWDQDTWMYPNIALFHPNXAKAVLEYRMRTLEGAQINAQEQGFKGLKYPWESAVSGQEVCPSDFYGKQEIHINGDVALAFRHYLYLTQDLDIFKDGGASEVVWGIADYWVSRVTWNLEDQYYHIKGVMPPDEYNKNVDNSVYTNTVAKYSLQFAVDLAQLLQHPAPPEWQEIANKLKIPFDPELKYHPEFDGYKKGSEVKQADAILVGFPLGFPMSPEVRRNDLEFYEAVTDPLGPAMTWSMFAVGWLELGESEKAEGHLKKCFKNIQGPFQVWSESADGSGAVNFLTGMGGFLQAVLFGYSGFRVQKDCLTFSPSIPKELSKLSLKGISYLGNKLDWVMDRQLVSVVVRKQTKDHGSEQTCPLEIVLQSSGERIVLNPGQTVTFPWQPGKIQKQSTTSYCWPL, encoded by the exons ATGGCAcatcatggcaaagaactcg AGATGAACCCGGACATTGCCGACCCTTATATTTTTTCGACTCGCTCGTTACCCTCTGACCACCGTTTCCTGCCGCCTCTGACTAACGGAACGCTGGGATGGAGAGTGTTTGGAAAAATGATGCATAAGGGAGGAGTCTATAATGGAAAGGCTGGAGCTTGTCACCGAGCTGATATTCCATGTCCGCTTGCAGTCCGGATGAAGGTCGAGAACGGGAAGCATATGTACACTCTGGATGCCCACACTG GTATATTCACTCATTCAGTGCTTACCTCGTATGTGGAAGCGACTCAGGTGTTCTACGCTCATCGACAATATCCCAACTTGTTGGTCATGGAGGTCTTGCTGAAGCGCCAAATGAGCTCTGTAGAACCGATCACGGTCAAACTTGAGAGTTCGTTCACTCCTCAAAGTCATGACATTGCCTTTGAAAAAGCCCCTGACTACAGAGGAGGGAG GCATATGTTTGGGAGCACTGTGTCAGCAGAAGTCCCTGGAGTTCCTCGTCCTTGTGTTCACCTTATCTGGACCCCAGTAACCTCCTGTGTAACGTTACATCCTGAGCAGAGCCATTCTAGCTGGAGCTTTCTGGTTGCACTGGCGGAGAGCAGTGAGCTCGCCCAGCTTTGCTTTGACAAAGGTTTAGTGCTCGTTGAACATGGTGACCTGCAGACTTCCCATATAAGGGCATGGGCGGAGCTTTGGCTTGGCAGCAGTGTGGAGCTGGCCGGACCAGAGCCTTTGAGTCAAGCTGTGATTGGTTGCATGTTTTACCTTCTCAGTGCACTTCCTTCTCTGACAGAGACACCCACACCGTTCGGTGGCATTAGTCCTGGAGGACTGTCTAATGGAGGACATGGACAAGGACAGGACTACTGGGGACATGTTTTCTGGGATCAG GACACATGGATGTATCCTAACATCGcactctttcacccca ctgCCAAAGCTGTCTTGGAGTACAGAATGCGAACACTTGAAGGTGCTCAGATTAATGCCCAGGAGCAGGGCTTTAAG GGCTTGAAGTATCCTTGGGAGAGTGCTGTCTCCGGTCAAGAAGTGTGTCCGTCGGACTTTTATGGAAAGCAGGAGATCCATATTAACGGAGATGTAGCTCTTGCCTTCCGTCACTACCTCTACTTAACACAG gacttGGACATTTTTAAAGATGGCGGTGCTAGTGAAGTGGTGTGGGGAATTGCTGATTACTGGGTGTCCCGAGTCACCTGGAATCTCGAAGACCAGTACTACCATATCAAGG GAGTGATGCCTCCTGACGAGTACAACAAAAACGTTGACAACTCCGTGTACACCAACACTGTGGCCAAATACAG TTTGCAGTTTGCTGTGGACTTGGCTCAATTGCTCCAGCATCCTGCACCCCCAGAATGGCAGGAAATAGCTAATAAGCTAAAAATTCCCTTTGACCCTGAACTCAAATACCACCCGGAATTTGATGGTTACAAAAAGG GAAGTGAAGTGAAGCAGGCAGATGCCATTCTGGTAGGATTCCCACTGGGATTTCCGATGAGCCCTGAGGTCAGACGGAACGATCTGGAGTTTTACGAGGCGGTCACTGACCCACTTGGTCCTGCTATGACTTGG AGCATGTTTGCAGTGGGTTGGTTGGAACTTGGTGAATCGGAAAAAGCAGAAGGGCATCTGAAAAAGTGCTTCAAAAATATTCAGGGCCCCTTCCAG GTGTGGAGTGAGTCAGCTGATGGTTCTGGAGCGGTCAACTTCCTCACAGGCATGGGAGGGTTTCTGCAGGCTGTGTTGTTTGGGTATTCTGGTTTTAG GGTCCAAAAGGACTGTCTGACTTTTTCCCCATCAATACCTAAAGAACTCTCTAAGCTCAGTCTGAAAGGCATCAGCTACCTTGGTAATAAGTTGGACTGGGTGATGGATAGACAGCTAGTCAGCGTTGTAGTGAGAAAGCAGACGAAGGATCATGGCAGTGAGCAGACGTGTCCTCTTGAAATTGTGCTACAGAGCTCTGGAGAGAGAATTGTGCTTAATCCAG
- the zmp:0000001167 gene encoding protein phosphatase 1 regulatory subunit 12A isoform X2: MAATDRSRSEAAKQRRQDQLQRWQGSETDLTGAETRSRAMKSAKVRFAQGAVFMAACSAGDQDEVAELLRQGADINHANVDGLTALHQACIDENAEMVQFLVESGSDVNRGDNEGWTPLHAAASCGFIQITKYLIEHGAQVGAVNSEGELPLDVATDDAMERLLKAEIKKQGVDVEQARREEERVMMQDATAALAGSGSLVPHPNTKATPLHVAAAKGYIEVLKVLLKCKLDVDSRDSDGWTALHAAAHWGQEEACGLLVDHMCDMNAVSNVGQTALDVSDENLVEKLEELQKKQNAMRTEKQKMQMPVIETSPPISMAPVRPRRTSISRMSSKEKITLHEREKHPPPALQTSPTEEEEEEQNTQSCPGAPSKASSSSSSEEESESESDAESEKAKTRELINNLNNKRNSAAPITTSSTTSSTTSSTTNQVKKPEPPRPAVSEAPGSWRTSLRKAGSSVTLGTSGVSEAATENPKGSENTSDIGMSRSASSPRLSSDTDTKEPRLARVQPTPSRRLFSVGDSNTSSASDNPSSWLSRSSSYTRRLNSQSGSEPAAQNPSLPRSSSYGRKLDDSTVASVTTQGTSGLSRLNNIVAQRLAQEESEKKDPVSMTTSTTGGEQEIKQRRRSYLTPVRDEEAEAQRKARSRHARQSRRSTQGVTLTDLQEAEKTIKTENKTKDRTKEEEEKEAKQKKGEEGEVSWRSRIANLQKSDLLGLTHPPGAPRPADRKDAEDSLAEIEERARERRRARARRRERAGESEDNEPNAKDESSGGPDPQTHRYPSSRYNPSLNDCLVAGGSDVKDYKRLFEKLSRENTQLQAQLQDTLRNVSMTRMELEKANQRQERFSDCTALLEMEKKEKVMLERRAAELEEELKVLGDLKADNQRLKDENGALIRVISKLSK, translated from the exons GCCTGCATCGACGAGAACGCAGAGATGGTGCAGTTCCTCGTGGAGAGCGGTAGCGATGTGAACCGAGGGGACAACGAGGGCTGGACGCCCCTCCATGCAGCAGCATCCTGTGGTTTCATCCAGATCACTAa GTACCTGATCGAGCATGGCGCACAGGTAGGAGCGGTGAACAGCGAGGGGGAACTTCCTTTGGATGTGGCCACAGATGACGCCATGGAAAGGCTGCTGAAGGCAGAGATCAAAAAACAGG GTGTGGACGTGGAGCAGgcgaggagagaggaggagcgAGTGATGATGCAGGACGCCACGGCCGCTTTGGCAGGGAGCGGATCGCTGGTGCCGCATCCCAACACTAAGGCCACGCCGCTGCACGTAGCCGCGGCGAAAGGCTACATCGAAGTGCTCAA gGTGTTGCTGAAGTGCAAGTTGGACGTGGACAGTAGGGACAGTGACGGTTGGACAGCTTTGCACGCTGCCGCTCACTGGGGGCAGGAGGAAGCGTGCGGTCTCCTCGTGGATCACATGTGCGACATGAACGCCGTCAGTAACGTG GGTCAAACTGCTCTCGATGTTTCCGATGAGAATCTAGTGGAGAAGTTGGAGGAGCTGCAAAAGAAGCAGAACgcg ATGCGTACTGAGAAACAGAAGATGCAGATGCCCGTTATTGAAACCAGTCCTCCCATTTCTATGGCACCAGTCCGTCCACGCag GACGTCCATCTCTCGTATGAGCAGCAAGGAGAAGATCACGTTGCACGAGAGAGAGAAGCACCCTCCGCCCGCCCTCCAGACTTCACCCacggaggaagaagaggaggagcagAACACCCAGAGCTGTCCAGGTGCACCGTCCAAAGCTTCCAGCAGCTCCAGTTCAGAGGAGGAGAGCGAATCGGAGAGCGATGCGGAATCAG AAAAGGCCAAAACCAGGGAGCTGATCAACAACTTGAACAACAAACGCAACAGTGCTGCTCCTATAACGACCTCGAGCACGACCAGCAGCACGACCAGCAGCACGACCAACCAGGTTAAAAAG ccggAGCCACCACGGCCTGCAGTAAGTGAGGCTCCGGGGTCGTGGAGGACGTCTCTGCGCAAAGCAGGCAGCTCGGTAACTCTGGGAACCTCAGGCGTGTCCGAAGCAGCTACAGAAAACCCAAAAGGTTCCGAGAACACCTCGGACATCGGGATGTCCCGCTCGGCCTCCAGCCCGAGGCTCAGCTCAGACACCGACACCAAG GAGCCCAGGTTAGCTCGAGTGCAGCCCACTCCGTCCAGACGCCTGTTCAGCGTCGGAGACAGCAACACCAGTAGCGCCTCAGACAACCCCAGCAG TTGGTTGAGCAGGAGCTCCTCATACACACGACGGCTGAACAGCCAGTCAGGCAGTGAGCCGGCAGCACAGAACCCCTCTTTACCTCGCAG CTCATCTTATGGAAGGAAACTTGATGACTCTACAGTGGCCTCCGTCACCACACAAGGAACATCTGGACTCAGTCGCCTCAACAATATAGTGGCTCAGAg GTTAGCTCAGGaagagtccgagaagaaggatCCTGTGTCCATGACAACATCCACGACGGGAGGCGAGCAGGAGATAAAGCAGAGGCGGAG ATCATATCTGACCCCAGTACGCGATGAGGAGGCTGAAGCTCAGAGGAAGGCTCGCTCCAGGCATGCACGTCAGTCCAGACGCTCCACTCAG gGTGTTACACTTACCGACCTCCAGGAAGCAGAGAAGACAATAAAGACGGAAAACAAGACGAAAGACAGGActaaggaggaagaggaaaaagaagcgAAGCAGAAGAAAGGAGAGGAAGGG gaggtGAGTTGGAGGTCTCGTATCGCAAACCTGCAGAAGTCGGACCTGCTGGGACTCACTCACCCTCCTGGTGCACCTCGTCCTGCTGACAGGAAAG ATGCCGAGGACAGCCTAGCTGAAATTGAGGAACGAGcgagggagaggaggagagcgCGAGCTCGGAGGAGAGAACGTGCCGGAGAG AGTGAAGATAACGAGCCCAACGCAAAGGACGAGAGCAGCGGTGGGCCGGACCCACAG ACGCACAGATATCCAAGTAGCAG gtATAATCCATCCCTCAACGATTGTCTCGTGGCCGGTGGATCAGACGTCAAAGATTATAAAAGG TTGTTTGAGAAGTTGTCTAGAGAGAACACTCAGCTGCAGGCTCAACTACAGGACACGCTGAGGAACGTGTCCATGACTCGAATGGAGCTGGAGAAGGCGaaccag AGACAGGAGAGGTTCAGCGACTGCACCGCTCTTttggagatggagaagaag gagaAAGTGATGTTGGAGAGACGTGCAGCCGAGCTAGAGGAAGAGCTGAAA GTTTTGGGGGATCTAAAAGCGGACAACCAGCGGCTGAAGGACGAAAACGGAGCGCTCATCCGAGTGATCAGCAAGCTCTCGAAATAG
- the zmp:0000001167 gene encoding protein phosphatase 1 regulatory subunit 12A isoform X1, whose translation MAATDRSRSEAAKQRRQDQLQRWQGSETDLTGAETRSRAMKSAKVRFAQGAVFMAACSAGDQDEVAELLRQGADINHANVDGLTALHQACIDENAEMVQFLVESGSDVNRGDNEGWTPLHAAASCGFIQITKYLIEHGAQVGAVNSEGELPLDVATDDAMERLLKAEIKKQGVDVEQARREEERVMMQDATAALAGSGSLVPHPNTKATPLHVAAAKGYIEVLKVLLKCKLDVDSRDSDGWTALHAAAHWGQEEACGLLVDHMCDMNAVSNVGQTALDVSDENLVEKLEELQKKQNAMRTEKQKMQMPVIETSPPISMAPVRPRRTSISRMSSKEKITLHEREKHPPPALQTSPTEEEEEEQNTQSCPGAPSKASSSSSSEEESESESDAESEKAKTRELINNLNNKRNSAAPITTSSTTSSTTSSTTNQVKKPEPPRPAVSEAPGSWRTSLRKAGSSVTLGTSGVSEAATENPKGSENTSDIGMSRSASSPRLSSDTDTKEPRLARVQPTPSRRLFSVGDSNTSSASDNPSSWLSRSSSYTRRLNSQSGSEPAAQNPSLPRSSSYGRKLDDSTVASVTTQGTSGLSRLNNIVAQRLAQEESEKKDPVSMTTSTTGGEQEIKQRRRSYLTPVRDEEAEAQRKARSRHARQSRRSTQGVTLTDLQEAEKTIKTENKTKDRTKEEEEKEAKQKKGEEGEVSWRSRIANLQKSDLLGLTHPPGAPRPADRKDAEDSLAEIEERARERRRARARRRERAGESEDNEPNAKDESSGGPDPQTHRYPSSRYNPSLNDCLVAGGSDVKDYKRLFEKLSRENTQLQAQLQDTLRNVSMTRMELEKANQRQERFSDCTALLEMEKKEKVMLERRAAELEEELKVRTYVPIDLLSLFSTRSCHTCVCVYVCVCPRRFWGI comes from the exons GCCTGCATCGACGAGAACGCAGAGATGGTGCAGTTCCTCGTGGAGAGCGGTAGCGATGTGAACCGAGGGGACAACGAGGGCTGGACGCCCCTCCATGCAGCAGCATCCTGTGGTTTCATCCAGATCACTAa GTACCTGATCGAGCATGGCGCACAGGTAGGAGCGGTGAACAGCGAGGGGGAACTTCCTTTGGATGTGGCCACAGATGACGCCATGGAAAGGCTGCTGAAGGCAGAGATCAAAAAACAGG GTGTGGACGTGGAGCAGgcgaggagagaggaggagcgAGTGATGATGCAGGACGCCACGGCCGCTTTGGCAGGGAGCGGATCGCTGGTGCCGCATCCCAACACTAAGGCCACGCCGCTGCACGTAGCCGCGGCGAAAGGCTACATCGAAGTGCTCAA gGTGTTGCTGAAGTGCAAGTTGGACGTGGACAGTAGGGACAGTGACGGTTGGACAGCTTTGCACGCTGCCGCTCACTGGGGGCAGGAGGAAGCGTGCGGTCTCCTCGTGGATCACATGTGCGACATGAACGCCGTCAGTAACGTG GGTCAAACTGCTCTCGATGTTTCCGATGAGAATCTAGTGGAGAAGTTGGAGGAGCTGCAAAAGAAGCAGAACgcg ATGCGTACTGAGAAACAGAAGATGCAGATGCCCGTTATTGAAACCAGTCCTCCCATTTCTATGGCACCAGTCCGTCCACGCag GACGTCCATCTCTCGTATGAGCAGCAAGGAGAAGATCACGTTGCACGAGAGAGAGAAGCACCCTCCGCCCGCCCTCCAGACTTCACCCacggaggaagaagaggaggagcagAACACCCAGAGCTGTCCAGGTGCACCGTCCAAAGCTTCCAGCAGCTCCAGTTCAGAGGAGGAGAGCGAATCGGAGAGCGATGCGGAATCAG AAAAGGCCAAAACCAGGGAGCTGATCAACAACTTGAACAACAAACGCAACAGTGCTGCTCCTATAACGACCTCGAGCACGACCAGCAGCACGACCAGCAGCACGACCAACCAGGTTAAAAAG ccggAGCCACCACGGCCTGCAGTAAGTGAGGCTCCGGGGTCGTGGAGGACGTCTCTGCGCAAAGCAGGCAGCTCGGTAACTCTGGGAACCTCAGGCGTGTCCGAAGCAGCTACAGAAAACCCAAAAGGTTCCGAGAACACCTCGGACATCGGGATGTCCCGCTCGGCCTCCAGCCCGAGGCTCAGCTCAGACACCGACACCAAG GAGCCCAGGTTAGCTCGAGTGCAGCCCACTCCGTCCAGACGCCTGTTCAGCGTCGGAGACAGCAACACCAGTAGCGCCTCAGACAACCCCAGCAG TTGGTTGAGCAGGAGCTCCTCATACACACGACGGCTGAACAGCCAGTCAGGCAGTGAGCCGGCAGCACAGAACCCCTCTTTACCTCGCAG CTCATCTTATGGAAGGAAACTTGATGACTCTACAGTGGCCTCCGTCACCACACAAGGAACATCTGGACTCAGTCGCCTCAACAATATAGTGGCTCAGAg GTTAGCTCAGGaagagtccgagaagaaggatCCTGTGTCCATGACAACATCCACGACGGGAGGCGAGCAGGAGATAAAGCAGAGGCGGAG ATCATATCTGACCCCAGTACGCGATGAGGAGGCTGAAGCTCAGAGGAAGGCTCGCTCCAGGCATGCACGTCAGTCCAGACGCTCCACTCAG gGTGTTACACTTACCGACCTCCAGGAAGCAGAGAAGACAATAAAGACGGAAAACAAGACGAAAGACAGGActaaggaggaagaggaaaaagaagcgAAGCAGAAGAAAGGAGAGGAAGGG gaggtGAGTTGGAGGTCTCGTATCGCAAACCTGCAGAAGTCGGACCTGCTGGGACTCACTCACCCTCCTGGTGCACCTCGTCCTGCTGACAGGAAAG ATGCCGAGGACAGCCTAGCTGAAATTGAGGAACGAGcgagggagaggaggagagcgCGAGCTCGGAGGAGAGAACGTGCCGGAGAG AGTGAAGATAACGAGCCCAACGCAAAGGACGAGAGCAGCGGTGGGCCGGACCCACAG ACGCACAGATATCCAAGTAGCAG gtATAATCCATCCCTCAACGATTGTCTCGTGGCCGGTGGATCAGACGTCAAAGATTATAAAAGG TTGTTTGAGAAGTTGTCTAGAGAGAACACTCAGCTGCAGGCTCAACTACAGGACACGCTGAGGAACGTGTCCATGACTCGAATGGAGCTGGAGAAGGCGaaccag AGACAGGAGAGGTTCAGCGACTGCACCGCTCTTttggagatggagaagaag gagaAAGTGATGTTGGAGAGACGTGCAGCCGAGCTAGAGGAAGAGCTGAAAGTAAGAACATACGTTCCAATTGATTTGCTATCGCTTTTCTCCACGCGGTCCtgtcacac gtgtgtgtgtgtgtatgtgtgtgtttgtcctcgTAGGTTTTGGGGGATCTAA